The Amphiura filiformis chromosome 15, Afil_fr2py, whole genome shotgun sequence region GAAACCTATTTGCAGTTTTCACTGTTGACAGTTCTTTttatacaaatccaataaaaatgaagatgttaaactcacattttagtgacgtttcaccactacactagtagtttcttcagactggcaactcatcacatctgactgcttccttttataggcaacaggaaccgctatagagggcgtgatgagttggtcaaagatgttgttgagtgagtaggccccctcatccttgtttagagtgtcttttccttttgactcaaaagtcatcgatagagaagccagatggctgaaagaagccatctggatacgctTAAAaaagtggtgaaacgtcactaaaatgtgagtttaacatcttcatttttatttgatttgtataAAAGAACTATGTcaacagtgaaatctaacaatccaaatgaacttgttcaaatatttgcagttttgttttgaacatgttcaagggccaaaaacaCATAGGAGGTCTTTCCTGCCCATGGACGTAATATATTTTACCTGTACAACTCCACCAGGATTGTCaacatcatcgccttcatcaaaGGTATCCAAATCAAACATCAATGCCTTAGCCACCATATAAATCTCATCAAAATTCTCCAATGACCCATTGTGTACTAGAGACGAACTTGACAACCTATGCATTGGCATTTTGGTCACCCGATGACCCCCTGGCAAGTTTTTGGTCTTTGTAAAATCTCTTGAGTCGGCCGTCCTCGGAGCGTGCTTGGAGAGTCCTTTGGTCGGTTTCATATCGCTCTCTTCATCTTCATCAGAGCCTGCTGTTTCTCCAATCCGCTGACTCTGCATCTTTTTCCGTAAATCCAAGAGTGGACTTACGTGACCTTGATTTGGCTTATCAGGGGTAAAGTAAAGACTCAGAATTTACGTCTTCCATGCTAGAACTTCTTAGCGTGCTGCTTGAAGACTCAAACATCTGACGCGCTGTCACCATAAGGTTTGTTACTGGCGATTTTGAAATGCCCTGGGGCAGTTTTTTCACAATGTCTATGTTTTCTCTTGGACTTTCTGGCTGtgcttccaaacatttggctagTTCCTGTAGTCTTGTGCAAACTGTTTTGACCACCTAGAAAAGGACAAATAATCAGAAgatcagtgaacagctcttttcagagccaccaaaaccttctaaattagcagataggcgagatctgcttgttctctattgacaaggggcagtcttcactGAACGgctcagtaggcaaggggcggtctacatgtctcattcttaggtactttgtcctgaagaactcagagctactcctgacgaaagcttgacagtcctaaacttgtccgacagcgaacccgctaaaaaccccactaattgttatgaatccccgtcgtaaaagcctatcccacaatttaagaTCAGAGTAACATTTTGCAGAATGGAAGTGCCTATGGTGAATGTAAAGGCAGAAGTATGTTTGTTACCACTACAACCTCACTTAAGTCAAATAAGTAGAATAATACATGTACAGTCAAATCAAAAGGGAGGGCAGCTTGTTGACAGCACATGAATCTTTTTCCACATGAACCACATGAAGATTGGTCTAtagatatgcttgaacgaaccactacactgttcaatcgctttcttgtactatatgaaatgtggagggcgatttaaaatgcatgtggcCTGAGCAAACTACAATGTGTACGCACACTgaagggcaaagaacaatgaaaaTTGCCATAGTTCGCGCGCaaactgccgggcaatgacgtcacatgtcaagtggtctatactttcTGATACTTGCACAACAATCTGGTACCACAAATTAAGCTTTCAAAAATCATGTGCCACAAACAAGTGTCACAAACCTACCTTTGGAATGTACTTGAGTTCTCTGGATTCTAAACCATGCAGCATAAGCTTCTGTCTGTTCAGGTACTGGTCCAGTGTATATGGATATGCGCTAGGATCACtataatacaaaacaaattatGAATAAATAGATTGAATATTAATTAACCCCATGAACACCACTGGCTAAATTTTTTCAGCCTCTAAGAACTTTTGTTCAAGGCCTTGAAGTTGACAAAAGATTTGGGGCACTAAGACTAAAACAAAAAAAGGGCAGGTaatggccttggtggcctccctgaaatttgagccctgcagtTGACGGGCATGTgagaattatattttaaattcattGCCATCTCTCATCAGGCCAATTGATGATATCCATGGTTTTAGCCATGACATCATTTAAACAATTGACTATTTATATGAAGTTCAGATTGAGTTGAACATGAAACTATTTCTAATAGCTGAGGTATACTTACCATGAAGAAAATACCACTCTGAGAGGAATGAGAAACTGTGAGAAAGCAGTGGCGCATTCTATCTGGCCTTTGGTCTGAATGGCTCCTTGCctgtgaaataaaacaaacaaacaaacaaacaaacaaacacaaaatataaatttccaTGCATCAATGCCAATAATCCCAGTAAAACAATTATTACATGTCAGTCAAGATTCTTTAAAGCTTCACAATGATCAGGATTTGACTTTTTCTTCAACACCTCAAAGTTTAGCCAAGGGGAATACAGAATGTCGAGTGGTTGTCATGTGCAGAACATGGTTGCCATATCCAGCCCATGCAAGTCCAAGGACTATTCGATCTACTGTGACTCTGTCTTGCACATGACACCTACTCTCTGCACTATGTATCCAACTCTTAGctttgatatatgtgatgcgatcaagcaaaatcagtcggaactcggaaaaataaaattttcagtttcttataggatagtaaaagacatttacaaagctggatttagCAGAAatccctattgaaattgaacaaccagttccaaagatacgagcaattaaagagtttccaaaacaagaggaaacaaagggaaatatttcctttgtaaggctatacctcaaaatcaatatttgtgagttccgactgattttgcttgatcgcatcacatatgtgtaacTGATTTTCATGTCCAGGTATTAGATCTACATGGCAATGtgttattcagttgaaatccatacactatgtaaaacatgaccttaatcacccggCCACACAGTGGGTgatgatttcaaatagagtcacccattcaggtaaccccatttgaaattcacactccctgtgtgggaaattaaggtcatgtcttccataggaggtgtatggatttcaactggaatagcccgatataCCTCTCATTAAATGAATGAAATTCTATGGGGCAATCGCCCATGGACAGTAAATTAGGTGTAATAGTCAGACCTTTCACTCATGTTGCAAATTTTGGGCAAAACTGTCAAAGCCAATTTTCTTTGAATACTAGCATCTACATGGGTAGCCTGTTACATGCACATGAGCAAGTCTTGACCTTAACAGTTCTAAAAAGTTGCCCATTGGGAGATGGGTCAAGGCCTTGCATACAGCAACAGTATACCTTGATCTTCTCCTATCACTCACATTCTATGGTGGATTTTATCATTTCCCAGCGTATTTCTTCCTTACCTCTTTTCCCTAACATATGTTATAGCATGATCCCCATCCATCCTCCTGCTGTATACCAGATAGCAAGCTATTAGCACACCTGTACGCCCAAGTCCAGCATGACAATGTACAGCCACCTGAAAACAAAATCAAGGAGTCCTATTGATTAGGCCTTGAAAAATGTGCTAAAAAGTCACAAGTATGTTGAGCTAGCTAGTCCCAAACTCCAAATCTTATTATTTTACATAccttaaaaatgcaaaatgttttcACCCTTGGACAAAGCTTTAGAAAGCTTTTCTTGTTTCACTTGACGTACGTACCTTTCCTTGTGTGATAGCAAATGACATAACTTTGACCATATCCAAGATTGAATGTAATGATTGCACACCATAGTCGTCCCAACCAAAATTATAGAAGAAAACTGCAAAAGAGAGATAGTATATAATAGAGCtctaatttaaatatttaaatatttaataccaaaacaggcaaagttcgatggccaaaaccattacccactttttttaaaaataattatagtaactcaattttcaaaaatgcatcctttggcccccatggaccagctCATGTCACATAGGCAGTTGTCTTGTGTGTCAATGGTACATACCAGTACATGTCAAAGGCCTTTCATttgcacccctgtgtgggagattaattcaCCATAATGTATTATCAAACACCGCTAAATTATTTGTTactttaatttgcattttataacttaagatgggttctttgtatgttttgtgtataattaatgttttgattatttaatgtacaattataattatatgttataaggtggtacatcgttttcAGGTCTATTGGCCTTGTGATGTACCTGCCTTCATCAATACTtgttaatgtgcaataatttaatttacctctgttgttacattgtatgctttatgagattgatgaaaaataaaagattgattgattgattgattgattgaaggtcatatcttccataggggtctatggatttctactggaatagcccactgttgGATCCTCAGATAGGTTTCTTTACCATCTCAACAACGTTAACAGCAGTGCTGCACAATGCACTATGACCCTTCACGCCTTAGCCAGATACATTATATGTGCCTTGCACATGCAGGGAAGAGACTATTTCCTCAGGCAACTTGCATCATACACatgtcaattcaattcaattcaattcaattcaatacaaatttcaatcaaattaaaagtaaaaaacaaacaaacagtaatTACTAATGAAATCCATCCATCTGACACAAAAGTGATTGTATTTCAACCAGTAGGCCTACACTCATAGCCAGTTAATAGTGGTATACTCTATACAACACTTACTATCATTATCCATGAAAGTCTGTGGGACATAAGAGAACTCATCTGGTTCAAGTGGTCTGCCACAGCTGGCGTGCTCCCCAGGCCTCTGAAGATTGATCACAGATCGAATACCTTGTCtggatgaagaaaaaaaatggttaaatgtgacacgatcaagggaaatgagtcggatgtcgctaatattgattttgagatattggcaaagaaagtgttaaaattcttttgttttatattgttttcagcaatggaTAACTTGATGTAACCAAAAAGAaaggtcgtatcaacatggggttttcagtttcagagagctctaaatgtcttctttaaaacctatgtaaaactcatttttgaccagggtttacatgtgactcattcccttgatcatgtcacaaatacatGTATTCATTATAATGTAAGCAGGGAGATTGAGTTCTGATTGATAGCCAAATACTCCAGATACCAGAGGAATAACAGAGTACCTGGAGAAATACTTATTGGGATGGAAATGGATTGATAATCATGATCACTTTCTGCATTATGACTATACATTGGTTTGCTTCAAGTTTGATAGTGACGTCAGTGCTTTATTTCCGTTGCGCCGCAAGTGTGCCAACAAATCGTCCTGGTAGGCGTGTGAGTATGCTCTGCATTATTGAATTTGATGCGTGATTCGATACTGTTGCTAACGAAACATGCAtgtatgtcactaccaaacttgaggtgaactaaATTATGAACTCTGTCCAGATGATATTGTACATCTATCTAAGGAGCAATTTGACAATAATTATTACAACCTTTACTTGGAGGTATACCAATGCCGGGCTACCGCTAGCTTTCAAATTATGGGGTCCATATATGGAACCAATAATCTGACAGGATTGTTTTGGGTATGTGGACATAAATTCTGACATGGTTCAGGATCATTTTGGACTGGCAAGTCCCAAATTAAGATCAAAGGGATAATTCTAACCTCCATGGTTAGACcatgtctaaagttagacctggaataacttgttttgtgcataaggACCATAgggttagctcgagatactctagctaaaatacaggtttacatttactatcttacattatcttgctgtatttcagctagagctccaaacgacaagcttccgggtttttttggagaacaatactgttacgtaagatgaagaagaaatccgcctcggagcccgccctactcattatttcattgtacttattacaatttgcctccacacattacgtaatcaacacaaagcttttgtgaggattagtgagtggataag contains the following coding sequences:
- the LOC140171527 gene encoding LOW QUALITY PROTEIN: protein tyrosine phosphatase domain-containing protein 1-like (The sequence of the model RefSeq protein was modified relative to this genomic sequence to represent the inferred CDS: deleted 1 base in 1 codon), which codes for MSRQKEGDPWSSSAGTGSHISSTVRPTAKYNPLSDSLRQMTSGGFSCSMFCGGKTCKYESGTYWRDDQMAIKGLYSSWVTDSILAMARPNTENIAKYDIVKQFKKQGIRSVINLQRPGEHASCGRPLEPDEFSYVPQTFMDNDIFFYNFGWDDYGVQSLHSILDMVKVMSFAITQGKVAVHCHAGLGRTGVLIACYLVYSRRMDGDHAITYVREKRQGAIQTKGQIECATAFSQFLIPLRVVFSSCDPSAYPYTLDQYLNRQKLMLHGLESRELKYIPKVVKTVCTRLQELAKCLEAQPESPRENIDIVKKLPQGISKSPVTNLMVTARQMFESSSSTLRSSSMEDVNSESLLYPDKPNQGHVSPLLDLRKKMQSQRIGETAGSDEDEESDMKPTKGLSKHAPRTADSRDFTKTKNLPGGHRVTKMPMHRLSSSSLVHNGSLENFDEIYMVAKALMFDLDTFDEGDDVDNPGGVVQSLKARVASLQQNLNVSESAWQIVMTEEDPFVLCLLMWSWLEHLKEPFLSPAEATKLVNSDDDAVGAFKSLKKGPKYTLECILKLVACLQPIDRDLEDAMLYRVIQAVCHIPHEELQKSPETPSDDEDEDDNGSESFYASQLLLYLRQYVFHLRLRISNSGSRLPRRKKLSCPGALSEEAEVKNLQQTHANGKHHASTGGSRSLKEEESDEVDNMPIPVTRKSKLPPIF